The following nucleotide sequence is from Trifolium pratense cultivar HEN17-A07 linkage group LG2, ARS_RC_1.1, whole genome shotgun sequence.
ATAAGCACCATTTGAGAATGCATCCTTAGAAGACTTCCAATTCCAACTCTTCGAATTTCCATTTGCTAACCTCTTTGTAATCTGTCATACAACAAGAGTAACCATATCAAACTCAATATCTTAAATGGTTCAATTTTGAAACCAaccattatatataattattgtaTACTATactgtgtttgtttgtttctacCTGTTTTGCATCTTTGTCATTTGGTGCTATAAAAAAATTCCCTTCACTTAAAATAGTTGGGTTAGAACTTCCTCCTATAGCATACATTTTCCACCCATCATATTTGTTGTTGGCCACGTGTGCATAACCAACTCTTACCCTGCACATTCATCAGCAaagtcaatatttttatttatataatatattttcatcTACTATGTGTCGACATGTCAGTATCGTGTTTAGTATTTGTATCGGTGCTTCATAGCAATTTAGTCTCTAAGAGTCTAAGTACATTAGTCTAACCGTGGAATCCTTTCTGTTAGTCCACTAGCAAACCGATTGAAGACTATTGTTACTTTCATAATTTTATCTGCTCTGTAACCATCATTGTGTCCTAGCAACATAACCTGAAAGGACATTTATTAATCAATCATCAATGCATgcataaattaatatataagaataagaatTAATTAAAAGGAGAACGGCTATTGAACTTGTTTAGCAGCTTACTTTGTCATGCTGAGTAAAATAATTGTTAGAAATGGTAATAGCAGTTGAGGCATGAATAATATCAATTAGTCCATCACTGCAACGAGCCAAAAAACAATGATCAATCCAAATATTCGACgaaccaaatatattaatagCATCACCATCCGCGCCTTGTCGTTGACCAACATGATCAGGAGTACTTCTAACAAGACCAGGCTTACTTGGTTTACAATCCTGAATCTTAATACCATGTATAATAACATGACTAACACCTTGTATTGTAATACAAGGTCCATTTCCAATCTCAACTTTAACTCCTCTACCATCAATAGTCTTGTAACTATTCATAATAAGTTCATTCTTTAATGCAATAACCATATCCCTTTTGAAAATTATCCAAAGCGGCTCCTTTTGGATTGCGCCATAACGAAGTGTACCTTGTTTTGGATTTTCAGGGTCATCAGAAGGATctgtaactatatatattgcACCATTTTTACCTCCAATTGAATCTTTGCCAAAACCAGTAGCACAATCAGCTAAGGCTTTTCGGTTTGACGCCCAATTTGTTTTCGCGCGCCAACAAGAATCTATCTTGTTGAGGACCGGTGTCTCTTTTGCATAGACATTAACTAAGCTTAAAACAATTGGTAGTAAGAAGCATGAAAGTGAAAGATAATTATGTGAAGTTGAAATGGCCAtgtttgtgaattgtgatgaaGTTGAAGTAACAATGAGAACAATGTACTCATTTTAATAGGTGAGGAGAAGGTTGGGCACACATATTAGGAGAAAATATAGGGGGCGTTTGTTTCAGAGATTATAAATATATTCCTGGGAATCTTAAGATGGAAATAATAATTCCCATGTTTGTTACAATGGAAATAAAAATTGTTCCTGGGAAATAATTATACCCGGGAAATCATTTTTGTCTATGGTTCCTTGCTTTCTAATCCCCCCTAATTGAGGTGGGAAACTTTTATTCCCAAGTAATTTGAGCGGTTAGTGTAAAAATAGTGGGTACCCCCACTAACTTACACATGATAtcaccttttaaaaaaatataactgtcaaaatatatattaaaaataaaatatattaattatttttaagaatGTAAAATAAAGATTCCTGGTAACTAACAATTCTACCCAAACACCTTTTAAGGAAATTTATTCCTGGGATAGATATTCCTAGGAAACTTATTCCTGGATTTAACTTTTTATACCGTGAAACAAACGCCAGGGATGTCTTTTgatgataaataaatttcagTGTCAAATTAGGGTATGTAAATCTCCTATAATAAAACTATAATAAAAGTTTTATCTCATATCcctataattttataataaaaaatatccctataatttttcttaacagttttttttagtttagttaAACTAAAAACGTGGATGCACGAGCTTGGCTTGGTTAACATAGtatataatttgattaatttcttAAAACTTAGATACAAAAGTTATACATTAGTTTTACAAATGATGTGTTAGATTTAGAATAAAATGATGATGTACTATTGTACTCCTAATAGACATGGGAATTTGATTAATTAGTATctactactaatatattaaaatcgattactatACCAAAGTTACtataatttattcttattatttttaatcatgtTTCAAGTTTTATacccttcattgtaatttcacataaaaaagatatatacaatgaatataagataaacacaaaataaaaatgatatgcttaaaaatagaaacaaaacaaataatagattggaacaaaacaaaacaatctatactcataagaatagcaacaaaacagattaatacgatcaactcaataatctattataagaaaaaagagaataaaatagtcaataaaataaattatagaaaaaataagataaatatacataaaattacgaatatagaaataaaaacataaacaatatttttcatttaaaaaaatatactattaataataataataataaaataataatacaataaatttaattattatcaaatttactaaattatcttaaatattcttaatcaaatttctaattctTTGTTAAAAAACTAGCATGTCAGACAAGTGCGTCCCGTGCCTAACTGTATCTAACTTATGtcccaaaaaaaaagacatgtcttatattatggtgattttttaataaaagatttttgcagctaaaaaacaaaaaagatgtgtcttatgttatggtgagtttgttaataaaagttttttgttgctactaaaaaaaatcaagggtattgttgatattatgaaaaatcgacaccaaaacttttgtatcctctttatatacagctaacaaaattaaaataccGTCGTTCGCTGGCTATGTCGCGAgtgtgaaaaattgaaaaatcacGGTTCGCATTTTATGATGCGAACTGGttcacaaaaataattttttttatccccTTTATGTTATAAGGCAGTAATGCTATGAATTAAATTGTATTAATATTGAGAAATtacatataatatttataattaatttataattaatatttgtaaTCATCTTAAAAATaggtattgggcctaactcaaccctacaaaaccggcttgtaaggtgaggattgtctctagtttataaacacttagttaGGCCAtttctcaaccgatgtgggacttcttaacacacaccctcgcgtccagcgctattgggcttggtacgcggatataaatggtaggtggcccaatatcgggtggcccaacgaatcttggagaggctctgataccatcttagaaatgagtattggacttaactcaatcttacaaaacgggcttgtaaggtgaggattgcctctagtttataaac
It contains:
- the LOC123904641 gene encoding putative pectate lyase 2, which gives rise to MAISTSHNYLSLSCFLLPIVLSLVNVYAKETPVLNKIDSCWRAKTNWASNRKALADCATGFGKDSIGGKNGAIYIVTDPSDDPENPKQGTLRYGAIQKEPLWIIFKRDMVIALKNELIMNSYKTIDGRGVKVEIGNGPCITIQGVSHVIIHGIKIQDCKPSKPGLVRSTPDHVGQRQGADGDAINIFGSSNIWIDHCFLARCSDGLIDIIHASTAITISNNYFTQHDKVMLLGHNDGYRADKIMKVTIVFNRFASGLTERIPRVRVGYAHVANNKYDGWKMYAIGGSSNPTILSEGNFFIAPNDKDAKQITKRLANGNSKSWNWKSSKDAFSNGAYFVSSGDGSSAPNYTPAQSFEAVPANMVPAITLNAGPLSCFVGKAC